From Kogia breviceps isolate mKogBre1 chromosome 2, mKogBre1 haplotype 1, whole genome shotgun sequence, one genomic window encodes:
- the SAG gene encoding S-arrestin, giving the protein MEANVQDSKSTPNHVIFKKISRDKSVTIYLGKRDYIDHVDQVEPVDGVVLVDPELVKGKRVYVSLTCAFRYGREDIDVIGLKFRRDLYFTQVQLFPPVEALGTLTKLQESLIKKLGDHTYPFLLTFPDYLPCSVMLQPAPQDVDKCCGVDFEVKAFATPSTDTEEDKIPKKSSVRLLIRKVQHAPQEMGPQPQAEASWQFFMSDKPLHLAVSLSKEIYYHGEPIPVTVTITNNTEKTVKKIKALVEQVANVVLYSSDYYTKPVAMEETQEKVPPNSTLTTTLTLVPLLANNRERRGIALDGKIKHEDTNLASSTIIKEGIDRTVMGILVSYQIKVKLTVSGLLGELTSSEVATEVPFRLMHPQLENPDKTKKSFQDENFVFEEFARQNLKDGREVKEEKTDQEVAVDE; this is encoded by the exons ATGGAGGCCAACGTGCAGGACAGTAAGTCTACACCAAACCACGTTATTTTCAAGAAGATCTCCCGGGACAAATCG GTGACCATCTACTTGGGGAAGAGAGACTATATAGACCATGTTGACCAAGTAGAGCCTGTTG ATGGTGTCGTGCTGGTGGATCCTGAGCTCGTGAAGGGAAAGAGAG TGTACGTCTCTCTGACCTGCGCCTTCCGGTACGGCCGGGAGGACATCGATGTGATCGGCCTGAAGTTCCGCAGGGACCTGTACTTCACCCAGGTCCAGCTGTTCCCTCCTGTGGAGGCCTTGGGAACCCTCACGAAGCTACAGGAGAGCCTGATCAAGAAGCTAGGGGACCACACGTACCCCTTCCTGCTCACG TTTCCCGACTACTTACCCTGCTCGGTGATGCTGCAGCCAGCTCCACAAGATGTGGACAAG TGCTGTGGGGTCGACTTCGAGGTCAAAGCCTTTGCCACACCCAGCACAGATACGGAAGAGGACAAAATTCCCAAGAA GAGCTCTGTGCGTTTGCTGATCCGGAAGGTACAGCATGCGCCGCAAGAGATGGGTCCCCAGCCCCAAGCGGAGGCCTCCTGGCAGTTCTTCATGTCCGACAAGCCCCTGCACCTCGCCGTCTCCCTCAGCAAAGAG ATCTATTACCACGGGGAACCCATTCCTGTGACTGTGACCATTACCAATAATACAGAGAAGACGGTGAAGAAGATTAAAGCGCTAG TGGAACAAGTGGCCAACGTGGTTCTCTACTCGAGTGATTATTACACCAAGCCGGTGGCCATGGAGGAAACACA ggaaaaagTGCCGCCAAACAGCACCTTGACCACGACGCTGACCCTGGTGCCCTTGCTGGCTAACAACCGCGAGAGAAGGGGCATCGCCCTGGACGGGAAAATCAAGCACGAGGACACGAACCTTGCCTCCAGCACCAT CATAAAGGAGGGCATAGACAGAACCGTCATGGGGATCCTGGTGTCTTACCAGATCAAGGTGAAGCTCACGGTGTCAGG CCTTCTGGGAGAGCTCACCTCCAG tgAAGTGGCCACTGAGGTGCCGTTCCGCCTCATGCACCCCCAGCTTGAGAACCCAG ATAAGACCAAGAAAAG ttttcaggatgaaaattttgtttttgagGAGTTTGCTCGCCAAAATCTGAAAGAtggaagagaagttaaggaagagAAGACAGACCAGGAGGTGGCCGTGGATGAGTGA